One Methylobacterium sp. SyP6R genomic window carries:
- the tnpC gene encoding IS66 family transposase, which translates to MAAPASPPPDDPETLKALLAEERAENERLRQIIQAMQRHRFGRRAESLPEDQLLLGLEEAEQGEAATLAAADSEPASRATRVAERRRNRGALPAHLPRVERVVDPASLVCPCCAGTLHRIGEDVSERLDVVPAQVRVLVIRRPRYACRACEEAVVQAPAPARLIEGGLPSDALVAQVLVSKYADHLPLYRQAQIFARQGICLHRSTLADWVGRAAFALRPVHERLLETLRASGKLFADETTAPVLDPGRGRTKTGQLWAYARDDRPWGGRDPPGVAYVYAPDRTAERPLRHLSGFVGVLQVDGYGGYKALADRGGIQLAFCWAHVRRRFYELAQGGPAPIATQALERIARLYRTEAEIRGRSAEERRAQRQEHSRPVIAALEPWLREKLGQISQKSRLAEAIRYALSRWAGLSVFLEDGRVELDSNVVERAIRPLALTRKNALFAGSDGGGQHWAVIASLVETCKLNGVEPHAYLSDVLTRIAEGHPNRRLDELMPWAYASAQDLKAVA; encoded by the coding sequence GTGGCTGCTCCCGCTTCCCCTCCGCCGGACGATCCCGAGACGCTCAAGGCGCTGTTGGCCGAGGAGCGGGCCGAGAACGAGCGGCTGCGCCAGATCATCCAGGCGATGCAACGCCACCGCTTCGGGCGGCGAGCCGAGAGCCTGCCGGAGGACCAGCTGCTGCTGGGGCTGGAGGAGGCCGAGCAGGGCGAGGCCGCCACCCTGGCTGCCGCCGACAGCGAGCCGGCCAGCCGGGCGACGCGGGTCGCCGAGCGGCGGCGCAACCGGGGAGCCCTGCCCGCCCATCTGCCGCGGGTCGAGCGCGTCGTCGATCCCGCCAGCCTGGTCTGCCCGTGCTGTGCCGGGACCTTGCACCGGATCGGCGAGGACGTCTCTGAGCGCCTCGACGTGGTGCCGGCGCAGGTCCGGGTCCTGGTGATCCGCCGGCCGCGCTATGCGTGCCGGGCCTGCGAGGAGGCGGTCGTGCAGGCGCCCGCGCCCGCCCGCCTGATCGAGGGTGGCCTGCCCAGCGACGCGCTGGTGGCGCAGGTGTTGGTCTCCAAATACGCGGACCACCTGCCGCTCTACCGGCAGGCGCAGATCTTCGCACGCCAGGGCATCTGCCTCCACCGCTCGACCCTGGCCGACTGGGTCGGGCGCGCTGCCTTCGCGCTGCGTCCCGTGCACGAACGCCTGCTGGAGACGCTACGAGCCAGCGGCAAGCTATTTGCCGACGAGACGACCGCGCCGGTGCTCGATCCCGGGCGCGGTCGCACCAAGACGGGGCAGCTGTGGGCCTATGCGCGGGACGACCGGCCCTGGGGCGGACGCGATCCGCCGGGCGTGGCCTACGTCTACGCCCCGGACCGTACGGCCGAGCGGCCTCTTCGTCACCTGAGCGGCTTTGTGGGCGTGCTGCAGGTCGACGGCTATGGCGGCTACAAGGCACTGGCGGATCGCGGCGGGATCCAGCTGGCGTTCTGCTGGGCGCACGTGCGTCGGCGCTTCTATGAACTGGCGCAGGGCGGGCCGGCGCCGATCGCCACGCAGGCGCTGGAGCGGATCGCGCGCCTGTACCGGACCGAAGCGGAGATCCGCGGCCGCTCGGCCGAGGAGCGGCGAGCGCAGCGCCAGGAGCACAGCCGTCCGGTGATCGCGGCGCTGGAGCCCTGGCTGCGCGAGAAGCTCGGGCAGATCAGCCAGAAGAGCCGGCTGGCCGAGGCGATCCGCTACGCGCTGTCGCGCTGGGCGGGGCTGAGCGTGTTCCTGGAGGATGGCCGGGTCGAGCTCGACTCGAACGTGGTCGAGCGGGCGATCCGGCCGCTGGCGCTGACGCGCAAGAACGCGTTGTTTGCTGGTTCGGACGGCGGCGGTCAGCACTGGGCGGTGATCGCCTCGCTGGTCGAGACGTGCAAGCTGAACGGCGTGGAGCCGCATGCCTACCTGAGCGACGTGCTCACCCGCATCGCCGAGGGCCATCCCAACCGCCGCCTCGACGAGTTGATGCCCTGGGCCTACGCCAGCGCGCAAGACCTCAAAGCCGTGGCCTGA
- the tnpB gene encoding IS66 family insertion sequence element accessory protein TnpB (TnpB, as the term is used for proteins encoded by IS66 family insertion elements, is considered an accessory protein, since TnpC, encoded by a neighboring gene, is a DDE family transposase.), with amino-acid sequence MIGPSGAVRVMVATRPVDFRKGVDGLAALVRDAIGANPFSGSVYVFRSKRADRIKLVFWDGTGLVLVAKRLESGAFHWPAPRDSTVHLTAAQLSALLEGLDWRRVHGLRPVVTPTVAG; translated from the coding sequence GTGATCGGGCCCAGCGGAGCCGTGAGGGTGATGGTGGCCACCCGCCCGGTCGACTTCCGCAAAGGCGTTGATGGCCTCGCCGCCCTGGTACGTGACGCCATCGGCGCCAATCCGTTCTCGGGCAGCGTCTACGTGTTCCGTTCCAAGCGCGCCGACAGGATCAAGCTGGTGTTCTGGGATGGGACCGGCCTGGTTCTGGTGGCCAAGCGGCTCGAGAGCGGCGCCTTCCACTGGCCGGCGCCTCGCGACAGCACCGTGCACCTGACCGCCGCCCAGCTCTCGGCCCTGCTCGAGGGTCTGGACTGGCGGCGCGTTCACGGCCTGCGCCCCGTCGTGACCCCCACTGTGGCGGGCTGA